In Candidatus Dormiibacterota bacterium, one DNA window encodes the following:
- the xseA gene encoding exodeoxyribonuclease VII large subunit: MNGNERRIVGVSDLARYIKRMLSESKALASVRVRGELSGVTERGGRIYFDLKEQHDILKCVVWSDVAASLPPLQNGSEAIVDGAFDTWPARSQYQLSVTAIELGGVGHLYAQVEELRRKFRVEGLFETARKRTMPSFPRRVALVSARGKGAEDFLTTMARRAPHIEIDVVETRVQGEGAQMDIAEALDAASRLNVDAIVLARGGGSYEDLFPFNLEPVVRAIVRAKLPVLTAIGHTDDHHLADDVADRVAETPSNAANYFGEIRDRWLARIERLDRALGQRVRDASRASAQRFDVTHEALLRAGAQMVASRAQRVLVLERRLDAQTPLARLSQRAQQLSRSVARLDSAARAGLNEAKRRLEVRTAHLLGQDPHAPLARGYAMVFAGDTLLRDASKVRGGDEITARLERGTLLARVEGTREDG, encoded by the coding sequence ATGAACGGGAACGAGCGCCGCATCGTCGGCGTCAGCGATCTCGCGCGCTACATCAAGCGTATGCTCTCGGAGAGCAAGGCGCTTGCGAGCGTCCGCGTGCGCGGCGAACTCTCCGGCGTTACCGAACGCGGCGGCCGAATCTATTTCGATTTGAAAGAGCAGCACGACATCCTCAAGTGCGTCGTGTGGTCCGACGTCGCCGCGTCGTTGCCGCCGCTGCAGAACGGCAGCGAGGCGATCGTCGACGGCGCCTTCGATACGTGGCCCGCTCGCAGCCAGTACCAGCTCTCGGTGACCGCGATAGAATTGGGCGGCGTCGGCCATCTCTACGCGCAAGTGGAGGAACTCCGCCGCAAGTTTCGGGTCGAGGGGCTGTTTGAAACGGCCCGCAAACGAACGATGCCGTCGTTTCCCCGCAGGGTTGCGCTAGTCTCGGCGCGTGGCAAAGGCGCGGAAGACTTTCTCACAACGATGGCGCGCCGCGCTCCGCACATCGAGATCGACGTGGTTGAGACGCGAGTTCAGGGAGAGGGCGCGCAGATGGACATCGCGGAAGCGCTCGATGCCGCATCGCGTCTGAATGTGGATGCGATCGTTCTCGCGCGCGGCGGTGGCTCGTACGAGGATCTCTTTCCTTTCAATTTGGAACCGGTGGTACGCGCCATCGTACGAGCGAAGCTCCCGGTATTGACCGCGATCGGTCACACCGACGATCATCACTTAGCCGACGACGTCGCCGATCGGGTGGCCGAGACGCCTTCCAACGCGGCGAACTATTTCGGTGAGATCCGCGATCGCTGGCTGGCCCGCATCGAGCGGCTGGATCGCGCGCTGGGCCAACGCGTGCGCGACGCCTCGCGGGCGTCGGCCCAACGGTTCGACGTTACGCACGAAGCGTTGCTTCGCGCGGGCGCGCAGATGGTCGCATCGCGTGCGCAACGCGTGCTCGTCCTCGAACGGAGATTGGACGCACAGACGCCGCTGGCGCGGCTTTCGCAGCGAGCGCAGCAACTCTCCCGGAGCGTTGCTCGCCTCGATAGCGCGGCGCGAGCCGGGTTAAACGAGGCCAAACGCAGGCTGGAAGTGCGCACGGCGCACCTGTTGGGGCAGGATCCGCACGCGCCGCTCGCGCGCGGGTATGCGATGGTGTTTGCCGGCGATACGCTGCTGCGCGATGCTTCCAAGGTGCGCGGCGGTGACGAGATTACGGCGCGGCTCGAACGCGGAACGCTGCTGGCACGTGTCGAAGGGACGCGCGAAGATGGCTGA
- the xseB gene encoding exodeoxyribonuclease VII small subunit encodes MAEQRPGVFEEKMTRLEAIVRELEGGNVDLDRAVALFKEGKTLARECEGLLKVAQDHVERAMASADERPEQ; translated from the coding sequence ATGGCTGAACAACGACCCGGGGTTTTCGAAGAGAAGATGACTCGCCTCGAAGCGATCGTGCGCGAACTCGAGGGCGGAAACGTCGATCTCGATCGTGCGGTGGCACTCTTCAAAGAGGGTAAGACGCTGGCGCGCGAGTGCGAGGGGCTCCTTAAAGTCGCTCAAGACCACGTCGAGCGAGCGATGGCTTCGGCCGACGAACGCCCGGAGCAGTAG
- a CDS encoding TlyA family RNA methyltransferase codes for MAVAQAAGTTRSQARALIMEGRVKVDGVPAHKAGQNVSTSATIEVVQPRRFVSRGGEKLDHALAAFDIDVAATSALDIGASTGGFTDALLQRGAAHVTAVDVGYGQLDWRLRNDPRVSVLERTNFRHLPDDAFPAGFDTIVIDTSFISLRTILKRAVGYLRENGAIVALVKPQFEAGRERLGPGGVVRDPRVHLEILREVRDAVVALGLVPVALVASPLLGPAGNREFLMEMRRSGIPIDDARIERIVGEEERT; via the coding sequence ATCGCCGTCGCGCAAGCGGCGGGCACGACCCGCTCGCAAGCGCGGGCGCTCATCATGGAAGGCCGCGTTAAAGTCGACGGGGTCCCGGCGCACAAAGCGGGCCAGAATGTCAGCACGTCCGCAACGATAGAGGTCGTGCAGCCGCGCCGGTTCGTCAGCCGGGGCGGCGAGAAACTCGATCACGCCCTCGCGGCGTTCGATATCGACGTCGCGGCGACGAGCGCCCTGGACATCGGCGCCTCGACCGGCGGTTTCACCGATGCGTTGCTCCAACGCGGCGCGGCCCACGTGACGGCGGTCGACGTCGGATACGGACAGCTCGATTGGCGCTTGCGCAACGATCCCCGCGTGAGCGTCCTCGAACGAACGAATTTTCGCCATCTGCCCGACGACGCGTTTCCGGCCGGATTCGATACGATCGTCATCGACACGTCATTTATCTCGCTCCGAACGATTCTCAAGCGCGCGGTCGGCTATCTGCGCGAAAACGGCGCGATCGTCGCGCTGGTGAAGCCCCAGTTCGAGGCCGGTCGCGAACGGCTGGGACCGGGCGGGGTGGTGCGCGACCCACGGGTGCATCTCGAGATCCTGCGCGAGGTCCGCGATGCCGTCGTCGCGCTCGGCCTGGTGCCCGTCGCCTTGGTGGCTTCTCCCCTGCTCGGGCCGGCCGGTAACCGCGAGTTCCTGATGGAGATGCGCCGGAGCGGTATTCCTATCGACGACGCACGAATCGAGCGTATCGTCGGCGAAGAGGAGCGTACATGA
- a CDS encoding NAD(+)/NADH kinase, translating into MTTLAVGKKQITLYVDVSRENARAIAARVASSFRGHGFEIGVWKDQNRALDLATPGARAEDASLFITVGGDGTLLRAARVATEHHVALLGINTGRLGFLTELDEDDDRIDRLPEFFERGLVVDERAALRATYAGQSFFALNDVVVRKGEVSRTVPFGVSLDGEHIADIPADGVCVATPTGSTAYFLSAGGSIISPRVDGFGIVPLLPHTLFSRPLIVPASSRIEIGCDSEIAHAHLECDGDVLSVLAAGTSVSVERHPNAVRFARIEPLRFFERLEEKMRWGVSIKAASR; encoded by the coding sequence ATGACAACGCTCGCGGTCGGCAAAAAACAGATTACCCTCTACGTCGACGTCTCGCGTGAGAATGCCCGAGCGATTGCCGCGCGGGTGGCGTCGAGCTTTCGCGGCCACGGTTTCGAAATCGGGGTCTGGAAGGACCAGAATCGCGCGCTGGACCTGGCGACGCCGGGAGCGCGTGCCGAAGACGCATCGCTGTTCATCACCGTCGGCGGCGACGGAACGCTACTGCGGGCCGCGCGGGTGGCGACCGAACATCACGTCGCGCTCCTGGGCATCAATACCGGGCGATTGGGCTTTCTCACCGAGCTCGACGAAGATGACGATCGCATCGACCGCTTGCCGGAGTTCTTCGAACGCGGTTTGGTGGTGGACGAACGGGCCGCGCTGCGAGCGACGTACGCCGGGCAATCGTTCTTCGCGCTCAACGACGTGGTGGTGCGCAAAGGGGAAGTCTCGCGTACCGTCCCGTTCGGCGTTAGCCTAGACGGCGAACATATCGCCGACATTCCGGCCGACGGCGTCTGCGTGGCAACGCCGACCGGCTCCACCGCATACTTCCTCTCGGCCGGCGGGTCGATTATTTCACCGCGCGTCGACGGCTTCGGCATCGTCCCGCTCCTACCGCATACGCTCTTCTCTCGGCCGTTGATCGTGCCGGCGTCTTCGCGTATCGAAATCGGCTGCGATAGCGAGATCGCGCACGCGCACCTCGAGTGCGACGGGGACGTTCTCTCCGTCCTCGCGGCCGGCACCAGCGTCAGCGTGGAGCGTCATCCCAACGCGGTGCGTTTCGCGCGCATCGAACCATTGCGGTTCTTCGAGCGGCTGGAAGAGAAGATGCGCTGGGGCGTTTCCATCAAGGCTGCTTCGCGGTAA
- the recN gene encoding DNA repair protein RecN — protein MVRRLEIENYGLIDRAQITFAEGATMFTGETGSGKTMLLGAFGFALGARAGSDIVRRGAARTMVTLGFDPDEALFARLNADGFELEPGEEATFAREMSASGKSSVRVNGRAATAGYLREIGTHVAQIVGQHEAQRLLSPAYHLEAVDRFAGEPALEAKSRVVQAYERVREAERQLAALQIDDRVAKERYDDARFALDDIEAAAALEGEDAQLDERRRYLDHAERIAAALRGAHAALADDDASAGGSLGIASVTLGGIAEISQDLREMAAQADALQSEVSELATRIAREIDAAEYDPAELERINARLDVLDRLKRRYGGSIEAVHAHAAAARETVAAFEARDRDLASVVADLDAAKASLERDASALTELRRAATIRLRAAVEAELADLALANARVEPQMIARPSIGPDGAESIELLFAADPGEVLRPLAKVASGGELSRLLLALVVVLAGRREPSALVFDEIDAGIGGATATAVGARIGGLARCAQVVCVTHLAQLAAWADRHYVLEKRDESEGVAIALHEIEGESARAVELARMLSGEPHAIALEHARTLLRGVRVMESGAL, from the coding sequence ATGGTGCGGCGCCTGGAGATCGAGAATTACGGGCTCATCGATCGAGCGCAGATAACCTTCGCCGAGGGCGCGACGATGTTTACGGGCGAGACCGGATCGGGAAAGACGATGCTGCTCGGAGCGTTCGGTTTCGCGCTGGGCGCCCGCGCCGGGAGCGACATCGTGCGCCGCGGTGCCGCGCGCACGATGGTGACGCTGGGCTTCGACCCGGACGAGGCGCTCTTCGCTCGTCTCAACGCCGACGGGTTCGAACTCGAGCCGGGTGAGGAGGCAACGTTCGCTCGCGAGATGAGTGCGTCGGGCAAGTCCAGCGTGCGCGTGAATGGGCGCGCCGCGACCGCCGGATACCTGCGTGAAATCGGCACCCACGTCGCGCAGATCGTCGGGCAGCACGAGGCGCAACGCCTGCTCTCGCCCGCCTATCACCTCGAAGCGGTCGATCGTTTCGCCGGCGAGCCGGCCCTAGAAGCAAAGTCGCGAGTCGTGCAGGCGTACGAGCGCGTGCGCGAAGCGGAACGCCAACTGGCAGCGTTGCAAATCGACGATCGCGTTGCCAAAGAACGCTACGACGACGCCCGCTTCGCGCTGGACGATATCGAGGCTGCCGCTGCGCTGGAAGGGGAGGACGCGCAACTCGACGAGCGTCGCCGTTATCTCGATCACGCCGAGCGTATCGCCGCGGCGCTGCGCGGGGCGCACGCGGCTTTGGCCGACGACGACGCAAGCGCGGGCGGCAGCCTCGGCATCGCCAGCGTCACGCTCGGCGGAATCGCGGAAATATCCCAAGACCTGCGCGAGATGGCCGCCCAGGCCGACGCGCTCCAAAGCGAAGTCTCGGAATTGGCGACGCGCATCGCGCGCGAAATCGATGCGGCCGAATACGATCCCGCGGAACTCGAGCGGATCAACGCGCGGCTCGACGTCCTCGATCGTCTCAAGCGCCGGTATGGCGGGAGTATCGAAGCGGTACACGCGCATGCCGCTGCCGCGCGCGAAACCGTTGCGGCGTTCGAAGCGCGCGACCGCGATCTAGCCAGCGTCGTGGCCGATCTCGATGCGGCGAAAGCCTCGCTCGAGCGCGACGCATCCGCACTCACCGAGCTGCGTCGCGCCGCGACGATCCGGTTGCGCGCCGCGGTCGAAGCGGAATTGGCCGATCTGGCGCTCGCGAACGCACGGGTCGAGCCGCAGATGATCGCGCGCCCGTCGATCGGGCCCGACGGGGCCGAATCGATCGAGTTGCTGTTCGCGGCCGATCCGGGAGAAGTCTTGCGACCCCTTGCGAAGGTTGCCTCGGGCGGCGAACTCTCGCGCTTGTTACTCGCGCTGGTCGTCGTGCTCGCGGGCCGGCGCGAGCCCAGCGCGCTGGTTTTCGACGAAATCGATGCGGGCATCGGCGGCGCGACCGCGACGGCGGTCGGTGCGCGCATCGGCGGCTTGGCGCGTTGCGCCCAGGTCGTCTGCGTCACTCACCTCGCCCAGCTTGCGGCCTGGGCCGATCGACACTACGTACTGGAGAAGCGCGACGAATCCGAAGGGGTCGCCATCGCGCTCCACGAGATCGAGGGCGAGAGCGCGCGAGCCGTCGAGCTCGCGCGCATGCTTTCGGGGGAACCGCACGCGATCGCGCTCGAACACGCGCGCACGCTTCTGCGCGGGGTGCGGGTTATGGAATCTGGTGCACTTTGA
- the pyk gene encoding pyruvate kinase, translating into MQKRTKIVATIGPASRDPAIMRSLFISGANVLRLNFSHGTPQEHAEVIRTARTVSAELGIHTAILQDLPGPKVRTGKLADGLESVKLERGMRFVLTTQDVPGTNERIGVQYKDLPHDVAIGNRIYLQDGQITLRIVGKNATDIETTVEFGGELRSTQGINYPDGSLNITSVTERDFEYLAFGIEQRVDYVAVSFVRSAEDINRVKAFMAERGARIPVLAKIEKHEALENLDSIVEAADGIMVARGDLGIEIPLERVPLIQKTLIAKCNRASKPVITATQMLESMTFASRPTRAEVADVANAILDGTDAVMLSGETARGMYPTEAVRTMAEIAREVEKSYPHAMLRDRRLHGIVPTIATSIAEAATRSSDELNIPFIVTGTTTGNTAHHIAAFRPRARVIALTPNPEVARRLALIWGTESLLIPAYTSTDVLLYVTEQTMVQAGLVRTGDLIAFTTGMPVGAGGTNLLKVHQIP; encoded by the coding sequence TTGCAGAAACGCACGAAAATCGTTGCAACGATCGGTCCGGCATCGCGCGATCCGGCCATCATGCGCTCGCTCTTCATCTCCGGCGCGAACGTTTTGCGATTGAACTTTTCGCACGGCACGCCGCAAGAGCACGCCGAGGTCATTCGCACCGCGCGTACGGTAAGCGCCGAACTCGGCATCCACACCGCGATCCTCCAAGACCTTCCGGGGCCCAAGGTTCGCACCGGCAAGCTCGCGGACGGCCTGGAATCGGTGAAGCTGGAACGCGGAATGCGCTTCGTGCTGACCACGCAAGACGTACCGGGAACGAACGAGCGGATCGGCGTGCAGTACAAGGATCTGCCGCACGACGTCGCAATCGGCAACCGCATCTACTTGCAAGACGGCCAGATCACGCTGCGCATCGTCGGCAAGAACGCCACCGACATCGAAACGACGGTGGAGTTCGGCGGCGAGCTGCGCTCGACGCAGGGCATCAACTATCCGGACGGCTCGCTGAACATCACCTCGGTCACCGAGCGCGACTTCGAGTACCTCGCGTTCGGTATCGAGCAGCGGGTCGACTACGTGGCCGTCTCGTTCGTGCGCAGCGCCGAGGACATCAATCGCGTCAAAGCCTTCATGGCCGAACGCGGAGCGCGTATCCCCGTCCTCGCAAAGATCGAAAAGCACGAGGCGCTGGAGAACCTGGATAGCATCGTGGAAGCGGCCGACGGGATCATGGTCGCCCGCGGGGATCTCGGCATCGAGATTCCGCTCGAACGCGTGCCGCTGATCCAGAAGACGCTTATCGCAAAATGCAATCGCGCGAGCAAGCCCGTCATCACCGCCACCCAGATGCTCGAATCGATGACCTTCGCTTCGCGTCCCACCCGCGCCGAGGTGGCCGACGTCGCCAATGCCATCCTAGACGGCACCGATGCCGTCATGCTTTCGGGCGAGACCGCACGCGGCATGTACCCCACCGAAGCGGTGCGCACCATGGCCGAGATCGCGCGCGAAGTCGAGAAGAGCTATCCGCACGCGATGCTTCGCGACCGGCGTCTTCACGGCATCGTTCCCACGATCGCCACGTCGATCGCCGAAGCGGCGACGCGCTCGAGCGACGAGTTGAACATCCCGTTCATCGTTACCGGAACGACGACCGGAAATACCGCGCACCACATCGCCGCGTTTCGCCCGCGCGCGCGGGTGATCGCGCTCACGCCCAACCCCGAGGTCGCGCGACGCCTCGCGCTGATCTGGGGGACCGAATCGCTGCTTATTCCGGCCTATACCTCAACCGACGTTCTACTCTACGTCACCGAACAGACGATGGTACAAGCCGGCCTGGTGCGCACCGGCGATTTGATCGCGTTTACCACCGGTATGCCGGTGGGAGCGGGCGGCACGAACCTGCTCAAAGTGCACCAGATTCCATAA